The Lycium barbarum isolate Lr01 chromosome 9, ASM1917538v2, whole genome shotgun sequence genome has a segment encoding these proteins:
- the LOC132609052 gene encoding em protein H5-like gives MSSQQEKRSEMDRRAKEGETVVPGGTGGKSLEAQEHLAEGRSRGGQTRKDQLGSEGYQEMGRKGGLSTGDESGGERAQREGIEIDESKYMTKG, from the exons ATGTCGTCACAGCAAGAGAAAAGGTCTGAAATGGATCGAAGGGCAAAGGAAGGAGAAACTGTAGTTCCTGGAGGTACTGGTGGCAAAAGTCTTGAAGCTCAGGAGCACCTTGCTGAGG GTAGGAGCCGAGGAGGGCAGACGAGAAAGGACCAGCTGGGGAGTGAAGGATACCAGGAAATGGGACGCAAAGGAGGTCTCAGCACGGGCGATGAGTCCGGTGGTGAGCGTGCCCAACGTGAAGGGATCGAGATAGACGAGTCCAAGTACATGACCAAGGGTTAA